The Brumimicrobium sp. genomic interval ATCGATATGCAGAAACTTTGGTTACTTCTATTTTTATTCTCTTGTTCATTTATTTTTGGACAAGAATTACTGGTGCAAAAGATACAGGAAGCTAAAAATCAGCATGATAAAGAAACTGTTTTTATAGATTGGGTAAGTTCTTTATCTCAAGTGAATAGTTCTCAATTTGATTCTTTGATTTATCAACGGAACCAATTTATTTCATCCTTTTCAGATGATGCTGAATTTAATTTATTAATTATTTACTTAGCAAATCGACTTTTAGAAGGTTCCCTAGAAAAGCCCAAAACCAATCTTTTTAAATTAAATGCTTCAGATCAGAAGTTAATGATGGGTCTTTTAAAATGTTATTATAGAACTGAGAAAGTTAGCATATCAGAGTATAATAATATCTTAAAGGATAGTTTAAAATATACTACAAATACGAAAAAGTCTATTTTATGGGCTGTATCAACTTGTGTTGAAGGAAAATCAGAATCTGCAGTTAAAGAGTATTTTGCAAAAGCACTATCTTTTGCAAAATTAAGTCGAGTAAAGACTCTGACCTCCTCTTTATTAGATGTTTCAACTCGTTTTCATCTTAGCTTAGAATATTATGATAAAGCATTAGAATTACAGCAGCTGGCTATTAAATATTCCGAACAAAATAATTTAACTGGAAATCTAATTAACCATTGGATAACCGTTGGGAATATCCATTTTGCAATGGGAAATTACAAGCGAGCAGAAGAATCCTTCTTTAAGGCAGAGGTATTAAGTACGAAAACAAAACAGAATTACCTTATGGGTGAATTGTATAATTGTATTGGAAAACTATATAGTCAACAAAAGAAATATACACAGGCAATTGATTATTACCAAAAATCCTTATTAAAGTTTTATACAATTAATGACTTTTCTGGTTTAGCAATTGTTTATAGAAATATGGGTAAGACCTATTATATTGACAAGGATTATACCTTAGCTCAGCATAATTATATCTTAAGCGAGCAATTTTTTAATAAAACAGATCTCTCGACCGAAAAAGCGGAATTGTATTACGAGATGGCTAAGTTGAATCATGTAAGAAGGGAATTTAATGAAGCAGAAAAAAATGTGGGTAAGGCTATTGAAATGTGGAAAGAATTATCTCTTTTTATTTCCTTAAAGAAAGCCCTACTACTTGCAGCTCAAATTAATTATAGCAGAGGTAATTATAAAATGGCAAGTCAATATTATGAACAATATATTCATTATAATGATAGTATTGGAGAGGTAGAGATAAATAAGAAGATTACTGAGTTAAGTGAATTATTTCAATCTGAGCAGAAGGAACATAAAATTGCAGAGCAAGAAAGAGTAATAAAGGAAGAAGCAAATCAAAAAATATTTATAAAGAATCAATTAGAATCTGAGCAATTAAGAAATAGATTTATTGTCACTCTTCTTATCTCTATTGTATTATTCTCTATAGGTATTATTCTTGTTATACGATTTAAGAATAATAAACAAAAATTAATTTTGCGCCATAAAGAATTGGAATTGCAACAGGCATTACTTCGGACTCAAATGAATCCACATTTTATTTTCAATACAATATCTGTTATTCAGAGCCATATTTATAATCAAGACAATTCAACTGCACTCCGATTTTTAATGGAATTTTCTAAATTGATGCGTCTAGTGTTAGAGAATAGTGCCAAAGAATTTATTCCTCTAGATAAGGAACTAGAAATAAATCAGCATTATTTGGAACTTCAGAAATTGCGTTTTGGAGATCGTTTTGAGTTTATAATTGAAAATAAAATCGAGGACTTTGGTATTATGGTTCCCCCTATGATTGTCCAACCATTTATTGAGAATGCGATTGAGCATGCAGAATTAGGAAAGGTTGAACATGGAAAAATTTATTTGCAATATGCAATTATAGATCATTATTTAACCATTATTATCTCTGATAATGGGATTGGTAGAAAAAATGCTGCTAAAACATTGAAAAAACAAGATCATACGAGTATGGCAATTGATTTAACCAATAATCGAATATCTCTTCTTAATAAGAAATATAAGAGAAATGGTTATCTTACCTTCGATGATTTGAATAAAGAAAAAGAAACCGGTACTGTTGTTACAATTACAACTCATTACATAACAAATATATAATAGCTATATGACATATAAAGTAGTAATTATCGATGATGAATTAGCCACTCGTAAATTGATAGCAAACATGCTTAAAAACTCTGATGCACCTATTGAAGTGGTTGGAGAAGCGGGGAGTATTGAAAGTGGATTGCTTTTGATTAAGGAAGAACAACCACATATTGTTTTGCTTGATATTCAAATGCCAGATGGGTCTGGTTTTGACTTATTAAAGAAAATAAAAGAACGTAATTTTGAAGTGATTTTCATCACAGCCCATGAGGAATACGCTATACGAGCTATTAAATTCTCTGCATTAGATTATATACTCAAACCTATAGAAGAAAAAGAATTGCTACATGGAATAACGAATGCATTGGAGGTTATAGAGTTTAAGATGGATACAAGTGAACATTATAACACCTTATTGAATAATATTAAAAATGAAAATAAGAAACTTGTTATTCGTACCAAGACATCTGTTTATGTTATTGACATAAAGGATATTGTCTATTGTCAATCCGATCGTAATTATACTTTTTTCTATTTGATGGATGGGAAGAAAATTTTGACTTCGCGATTATTAAAGGATTATGAAGATATATTAGTTCAAAGTAATTTTATTCGTTGTCATCGCTCATATATTATTAATCTGAATCATCTGGATAGATATGACCGCAGGGATGGAGGAATTGTGGTTATGAAAGATGGTTCTGAAATTCCAATATCTCGCTCGATTAAAGATAAATTTATTGAAATTCTAGAGTCATTATAAAAAAACAGGTACATGATTCATGTACCTGTAATCTATCAAACACCTAAAGCTATTACATATCGTGATTTGGTGGTGTGGTGTTTGGTCGAATAGCGAGAGATTAACTCAATGCAACTGCATTTTTTACTTCGATAGAGGTAAATGCACGTTGTTTACCTTCTTTTGATTGATAATTGTGCGTAACTATCTTTCCGGTAATAGCGATTTGCGTTCCTTTCTTACTGGATTTTGCGATGTAGCTGGCAGTTGGACCCCAAGCATGTAGATGATGCCAAAAGGTTTTGGTGTGTTCTTGCCCTTCCTTATCCGTATATTTTTCATTGGTTGCTAATGTGAAACGTACTTTCTTTTTTCCGCTTTCAAAATTGGTGATTTCTGGATCTATACCAACATTTCCGATTAATTGAACTTGATTTTTCATGACTTGTGATTTTAATAGTTGAACATTTATTTTATAAGTTGATTTTAGAGTATGACCATGTCGTTAACTTCTATCTCTGTAAAGGATTTGTTTCTGCCATTCATTTTGTAAAAATGAGATTTCAATCTTCCCTCAATAGCGAGCGATAATCCTTTCGAGCCAAGCTCTTCTAAGACAGGTACCCATCTCCCCCAAGCGGTTATTTGATGCCAATTGGTATTGTTTTTTGTTGAACCATCCTTATCCAGATAGGTTTCTTTAGTCGACATTGAAAATTTAGCCATTCTTCTTCCATCTTCAAAATGTATGATGGTTGGATCTGAACACATTTGTCCGATTAAATTTACGTGATTCATTTGTTGTACTCTCATGTTTATTTGATTTAGTGATAAAAAAGAGCGGATAAACTTTGCAGAGCTTATCCGCTATGTAGTTTTACTTTTTAGAATCTTTTAATTGATCCTGATTTTCTTTGTTTAAAAGCATAAATTCACGAATTGAAATCTCAGTTTTATAGCGCTTTTCACCTTCCTTCGTTTCGTAGGTGTCATTCACTAATTTTCCTTCTAAAGCAATTTCTTTTCCTTTTTTTAATAACTTCTCACACAGTTCTGCTGTTTTTCCCCAGGCAACTATGCTATGCCATGTGGTAGTGTCCACCCATTCGCCCTTTTTGTCTTTATAAGAATCACTTGTGGCCACACTGAAACGTGCAAGTTTTCTGTTTTCCCCAAAAGTGGTGATTGTAGGATCTTGTCCTAAGCGTCCGATTAAATTAACTGAATTTTTTAACGTTAACATGTCTGTAAATTTTAATTAATAATAGTTTGTAAATTTTGTCCTAATGCTGTTTTTGAATCAGCGACGATGCAAAGGTGGGGCAACTTAAAAACCGTATCTGGTTATTAAATAATTACTGTCGAATATTAGTCGTTTGTAACCGATTAAAACCGACAATAGACTGATGAATAGGGAAAACACCTCGAATAAAAAAAGTAAAAGATTTATGAAAATTTTATGAGTCAGGAAGGTAATTGACTCGGATTTTTGAGTTAGGGGATACGCTATTCTTTGATTATTTTACTTATCTGAATAGTATCTCCTTGCTTCAATTTCAAAAAGTAAACACCTTTTTTTAAGTTGCGAATATCCACTTTATATTGATTGCTGTTAATTTTCGTATTCAAAATGGTTTGACCCAAATTGTTTGTTATTTCTACATCCAAATCATCATTTTTCAAGTTGGATATAGTAAGAAAATCTTTTGCTGGGTTTGGATAGATTTTTACAATTTCCTTTTGTGGTATTTCGATATTCAATATAGGATTAGCTGAGATTTCCCAAACAACAAGCCTTCCGCTATTGCTTACAGCTGAATAGGAAAAAGAGTTAGAAACATTATTACCAGTTCCGGAATTGCTGTAAGTAAGGTTATATTTTATGCCATCAATGTATGATTGCTCTGTCAATTCATAGCGATAGATATAATATTCTGCGCTGTTCCACGGTAAATTATTTACAGTTAAATTTAAGGTATTCATCCCGCTTTCTGGCATTTCTGCTGGAAATATTATAACAATTTTATCATTGGCATTAGACTTTCCTGCCAATGCAAACATCCCGCTATTGATAGTGAGAGGAAGTCTGTTAAGAGCATTGTTCATTTTGTTTAAATTATAAAAAACATACGCTGATGGCTTGGGTACTATGGATCCAACCCTGAACAACCCCAACTGATCAAAATTATTATTTGATGAGGCTGCATCGAATAGGCAAACGTCATGTGACATGACAACGCCTCTATTAAGCATATCAATAATATGTCTGAATTTATTTAATCCATAATCTAAATCTCCCCAAACCGTTGAATTCGGATCTATTCTTCCCCATTCAGCATTTATTAGCTCGGCAGTGGGCACATAAGTGTCTCTCCATTGAATCGCTAATTTCATTTTTGTAGTGTCATAACCAGCTCCAAATTGAGTATCAGAATAGGGATGAAAAGACAAAAAGTCAAATTTTTTATTGTTGATTTTAACGGAATTCAAAAAAGATGTGGGTATCGTGTTTAACAGTGAATAAAATGCAAAACTACATCCGCCAAGTTTAATATTATTTGCCAGACTTATATCAGCTGAAACTTCATCAGCAATGGCGGCGTACGCATTATAAAGTTCATGTTCGTCTCCCTTCCAAAAAAACTTTACCATTATCGGATTGGTCCATTGCTGGTCTGGTTCATTCCAATGTTCAAAGTATTTTGCACCATAGGTTTGGTAACAATGTTTAATAAAATGGTACATCACTCTACCATAAACAGCATTATTTTGAGGTGGCGAATTACGAATGGAATTGTCATAGGCCAAATTATATATCAAACCCATTGCAGCCTGGTATTC includes:
- the ssb gene encoding single-stranded DNA-binding protein, encoding MLTLKNSVNLIGRLGQDPTITTFGENRKLARFSVATSDSYKDKKGEWVDTTTWHSIVAWGKTAELCEKLLKKGKEIALEGKLVNDTYETKEGEKRYKTEISIREFMLLNKENQDQLKDSKK
- a CDS encoding histidine kinase codes for the protein MQKLWLLLFLFSCSFIFGQELLVQKIQEAKNQHDKETVFIDWVSSLSQVNSSQFDSLIYQRNQFISSFSDDAEFNLLIIYLANRLLEGSLEKPKTNLFKLNASDQKLMMGLLKCYYRTEKVSISEYNNILKDSLKYTTNTKKSILWAVSTCVEGKSESAVKEYFAKALSFAKLSRVKTLTSSLLDVSTRFHLSLEYYDKALELQQLAIKYSEQNNLTGNLINHWITVGNIHFAMGNYKRAEESFFKAEVLSTKTKQNYLMGELYNCIGKLYSQQKKYTQAIDYYQKSLLKFYTINDFSGLAIVYRNMGKTYYIDKDYTLAQHNYILSEQFFNKTDLSTEKAELYYEMAKLNHVRREFNEAEKNVGKAIEMWKELSLFISLKKALLLAAQINYSRGNYKMASQYYEQYIHYNDSIGEVEINKKITELSELFQSEQKEHKIAEQERVIKEEANQKIFIKNQLESEQLRNRFIVTLLISIVLFSIGIILVIRFKNNKQKLILRHKELELQQALLRTQMNPHFIFNTISVIQSHIYNQDNSTALRFLMEFSKLMRLVLENSAKEFIPLDKELEINQHYLELQKLRFGDRFEFIIENKIEDFGIMVPPMIVQPFIENAIEHAELGKVEHGKIYLQYAIIDHYLTIIISDNGIGRKNAAKTLKKQDHTSMAIDLTNNRISLLNKKYKRNGYLTFDDLNKEKETGTVVTITTHYITNI
- the ssb gene encoding single-stranded DNA-binding protein, with protein sequence MKNQVQLIGNVGIDPEITNFESGKKKVRFTLATNEKYTDKEGQEHTKTFWHHLHAWGPTASYIAKSSKKGTQIAITGKIVTHNYQSKEGKQRAFTSIEVKNAVALS
- a CDS encoding T9SS type A sorting domain-containing protein; translation: MKNIISIVAFVLFFSNTYAQTNVNITVDASATTTVIPPIWRDHYECHMMDGYGGNPSISEPHTLYTTDPAFNSVMAELKPRFIRISIGRMDNPPDTSYYSKKTNILRNLRYEFYKGGNSMADANNLANYDFSYIDSAIAKIKSIGAEPFITMDYMPFTLSRDTTPEYQAAMGLIYNLAYDNSIRNSPPQNNAVYGRVMYHFIKHCYQTYGAKYFEHWNEPDQQWTNPIMVKFFWKGDEHELYNAYAAIADEVSADISLANNIKLGGCSFAFYSLLNTIPTSFLNSVKINNKKFDFLSFHPYSDTQFGAGYDTTKMKLAIQWRDTYVPTAELINAEWGRIDPNSTVWGDLDYGLNKFRHIIDMLNRGVVMSHDVCLFDAASSNNNFDQLGLFRVGSIVPKPSAYVFYNLNKMNNALNRLPLTINSGMFALAGKSNANDKIVIIFPAEMPESGMNTLNLTVNNLPWNSAEYYIYRYELTEQSYIDGIKYNLTYSNSGTGNNVSNSFSYSAVSNSGRLVVWEISANPILNIEIPQKEIVKIYPNPAKDFLTISNLKNDDLDVEITNNLGQTILNTKINSNQYKVDIRNLKKGVYFLKLKQGDTIQISKIIKE
- the ssb gene encoding single-stranded DNA-binding protein gives rise to the protein MRVQQMNHVNLIGQMCSDPTIIHFEDGRRMAKFSMSTKETYLDKDGSTKNNTNWHQITAWGRWVPVLEELGSKGLSLAIEGRLKSHFYKMNGRNKSFTEIEVNDMVIL
- a CDS encoding LytTR family DNA-binding domain-containing protein, which codes for MTYKVVIIDDELATRKLIANMLKNSDAPIEVVGEAGSIESGLLLIKEEQPHIVLLDIQMPDGSGFDLLKKIKERNFEVIFITAHEEYAIRAIKFSALDYILKPIEEKELLHGITNALEVIEFKMDTSEHYNTLLNNIKNENKKLVIRTKTSVYVIDIKDIVYCQSDRNYTFFYLMDGKKILTSRLLKDYEDILVQSNFIRCHRSYIINLNHLDRYDRRDGGIVVMKDGSEIPISRSIKDKFIEILESL